The Deltaproteobacteria bacterium genome contains the following window.
GTTTCCAGGGGGGATCCGCAGTTGCCGATCTGGATGAATTCCCAGGGATATTCAGGCTCCTGGATGATTTGGGTCTCCTGCCAGAAATGGATATTGTCTGAGAACATGATATGATTATTTTCACCGTCCTGGCGGGAAAGCATAACGTAGCTGCCGTCAATTTTGCGCGGGAAAAGAGCCATGCCCTTGTTTTTTACTGCTTTGCCGTTGAGGGTGATCACTTTAAATTTGATAAAATCCTTTGTTTCAATCATCTGCGGGAGGATTGTGAAACCGTTATAAGCCGTATAGGTCGCATAATAGGTGACTTCACCGTTGTCATCAAAAAATTGCACGAACCGGGCGTCTTCAATGCCGCTGCTTTCGTTTTTCGAAACAGGAAAAATAACCCGTTCGGATATTCGGTGATGGGGATGGAAAGCCACCTCATAATTAGAATTGGCAAGCCAGTACATGATTTCGATGGCTTGGTTCTGGCGCTCCTCAAAGAAAATGGGTCTTGCGCGAAGCGCTCCGATTTTTTCTTTTAATTCATTATAGGTGAAATCTTCCGGCAACTGGCCAAGAATATGCGCTGTTACCTCATCGCAGGCCTCCATTTCATTGAGCTTCAGCTGGAAGAGATGCCGGTCGTAAACCGCATTTAAACGGACGTCCGGCCTCTCGACATAATCACTGGTCGGGTCGAAGATAAACGTATTGTCCCGGTCAAGGACGCCACTTCGAAATACAATAGAGGACACATGCCCTTCGCCGATTGCCCGCAGGCTCATGATAAAGCGCAGGCTGCCTTTGTCCAGATGGCTCTGATCAGGGTGGAGAACGATCGAAGGGTTGAAAAGGGCAGCCGATTCAATGGAGTACTCCATGGTAAAATAGGCCCCGATGAGAGCCCTTTTCGTCTCGCTTAGCACGACATCCCGAGGAACATGATCTCTTACCTCATTCAGGCTACGCTCAAAAACGCGTCTGATGTCTTTGTGCCGCTCGGAAAAATCAAGCATTATTTGTGCAAAAAGATCTTCGGCCGTCGTGTCAGGCAAGTCCGCTATGCGTTGAATGATTTTGGGTATGCGATTCGCATCGCTGGGAATATGAGGGCGGGTGATCACCCGTGAAGTATCCCCTACGATCTTCTTCGCTTTTCTTCTAACTTTCAGCTTTTGACGCTTTTCAGGGTGCATATCATTGTGTCCTTAGTGTCGATTGATATTTAATACACTGCATCGTAAGTCTGTTCATCATGATAGACCTTCAATTCCAGCCTATCCTCGAAAATATTTTCCGGTCTGCGATCATCCGGCAATGATCGTCTACAGTGGCGGCCGGGAAACCGACAGACAAAGCTGTACCAGGTCATCAATTACCGCCGTACCGGCGCACATGACCGTATCCGCGCCGCCCCAGTATATTTTTACCGTACCGTCGTCTTCCGGAACAGCGCCGCAGGTAAAGACAACATTGGGGACATAGCCATTTACCTCCCAGGGGGCCTCGGGCTGCAATATCCACTGATCGGAAACGCCGATGATGTTGGCCGGATCATCAAGGTCATGCAGGGCCGCGCCGAGGCGATACACTGTTCCGGACATTGTCTTAAAGACGCCATGGTAAATATGAAGCCAGCCTTTGTCGGTTTTAAATGGCGGTGCGCCGGGCCCGATTTTCATTTCATCCCAGTGATAGGCAGCCGGCTTCATAATTACTTTTGAGTCTCCCCAGTGAACCAGGTCCGGTGAATAGGAAATCCAGATCGACCAGGGCGAAATCTCCGAATGCGGCCGGTCCAAGCGCACATACCGGCCACCGAACTTTTCAGGGAAAATAACCACGTTTCGAAGGTCGGCCTGGGTGATCAGCGCAATACGCTCAACTGTTTCAAAATCCCTGGTGCGTGCAAGGGCAATCCGAACGCCGTGACGGGAATAGGCGCTGTAGGTTAGAAGATGTTCGCCCTCTACGGGGTTTATGCGGAGATCCTCCACTCCGAATTCTTCATATTCCCCAAAAATGCTGTCCGTCGCCGGCGTGAGAAAGGGTTTGGGATGAACCGTAAATGAAAAACCATCCTCGCTGTCGGCCCTGCCGATGATGGAACGTCCGTTTAGCAGATGCGACCTGAAAAGCATAATGTAACGATCGTTGTGCTTGACGATGCCCGCATTGTGAACGGTAGCGACGGGATACGGCACATCCTTTCTTGTCAGTATGGGGTTTTTCTCGTAACGCTTGATGATCGGCTCTTTAGACCCTGTTATAATCATCCTCCGACCTCTCTATGTCATCCTCTCCAAAGTAGTCTCCTGTCTGGACTTCGATAAACACCATATCTTGCGAGCCTGGATTCCGAACGCGGTGCCAGGTTCCCACGGGCAGATCAATGGCCTGACCGGATACCCGTTCGATCTCTTCACCATTTTTGGTCACCACCGCCTTGCCGCTGATCACGTACCAATGTTCGGAGCGCCGGAAATGACGCTGGTAACTTAAACGCCGGCCGGGGTAAACGTTGATGCACTTGACTTTGTGGTTCGGGGTGTCCGAAAGGATTTTATAAAACCCCCATGGCCGTTGGTCCTCA
Protein-coding sequences here:
- a CDS encoding glycoside hydrolase family 130 protein produces the protein MHPEKRQKLKVRRKAKKIVGDTSRVITRPHIPSDANRIPKIIQRIADLPDTTAEDLFAQIMLDFSERHKDIRRVFERSLNEVRDHVPRDVVLSETKRALIGAYFTMEYSIESAALFNPSIVLHPDQSHLDKGSLRFIMSLRAIGEGHVSSIVFRSGVLDRDNTFIFDPTSDYVERPDVRLNAVYDRHLFQLKLNEMEACDEVTAHILGQLPEDFTYNELKEKIGALRARPIFFEERQNQAIEIMYWLANSNYEVAFHPHHRISERVIFPVSKNESSGIEDARFVQFFDDNGEVTYYATYTAYNGFTILPQMIETKDFIKFKVITLNGKAVKNKGMALFPRKIDGSYVMLSRQDGENNHIMFSDNIHFWQETQIIQEPEYPWEFIQIGNCGSPLETDKGWIVLTHGVGPMRQYCIGAMLLDLENPARVVARLEEPLLTPNEEEREGYVPNVVYTCGAIFHNSDLVIPYGMSDITSGIATVGVSELIDSMCAVA
- a CDS encoding glycoside hydrolase family 130 protein — protein: MIITGSKEPIIKRYEKNPILTRKDVPYPVATVHNAGIVKHNDRYIMLFRSHLLNGRSIIGRADSEDGFSFTVHPKPFLTPATDSIFGEYEEFGVEDLRINPVEGEHLLTYSAYSRHGVRIALARTRDFETVERIALITQADLRNVVIFPEKFGGRYVRLDRPHSEISPWSIWISYSPDLVHWGDSKVIMKPAAYHWDEMKIGPGAPPFKTDKGWLHIYHGVFKTMSGTVYRLGAALHDLDDPANIIGVSDQWILQPEAPWEVNGYVPNVVFTCGAVPEDDGTVKIYWGGADTVMCAGTAVIDDLVQLCLSVSRPPL